The Micromonospora sp. Llam0 genome includes a window with the following:
- a CDS encoding ABC transporter substrate-binding protein has product MTAPTRSRRAVVAATLTGVVAVAGCTSTSDSNRADPAAAPTAATGPITVETCQRTITLETSPERIFAVFHPAIELVHALGASDRLIGSAFLDNEILPEYAAAQADVPYNDDYPSKERLYSLSPDFVLSAFNDAFTPAVLGSQDDLAQQGIESYVFGEWCPAGEPGEGNPLQLTQATFETTYADITQVGDLLGAADRAAEIIAAMQATVDDTRQRVSGADTSVSVAVGTLRDDGTVSVQGGSGITQEIIDIAGGTNAYADVATRQASVSVEDFVRRDPDVIVLAPCCGADMTVADGQKEIDKYLAAPALSDVAAVRDQRFVVVPFPGLFSGIRNADTAAQIARALHPDRFQ; this is encoded by the coding sequence GTGACAGCGCCCACCCGCAGCCGACGCGCTGTCGTCGCAGCCACCCTCACCGGCGTCGTCGCCGTCGCCGGCTGCACCAGCACCTCCGACTCCAACCGGGCCGACCCCGCCGCCGCGCCGACTGCAGCCACCGGCCCGATCACCGTAGAAACGTGCCAGCGCACGATCACCCTGGAGACCTCGCCAGAGCGAATCTTCGCTGTCTTCCACCCGGCCATCGAGCTGGTGCACGCACTCGGTGCCAGCGACCGGCTCATCGGCTCGGCCTTCCTGGACAACGAGATCCTGCCCGAGTACGCCGCAGCACAGGCCGATGTGCCGTACAACGACGACTATCCCAGCAAGGAACGGCTCTACTCGCTGTCTCCGGACTTCGTGCTCAGCGCCTTCAACGACGCCTTCACCCCCGCCGTCCTCGGCAGCCAGGACGACCTGGCGCAGCAGGGTATCGAAAGCTACGTCTTCGGTGAATGGTGTCCAGCGGGGGAGCCGGGGGAGGGCAACCCGCTGCAGCTGACGCAGGCCACGTTCGAAACGACCTACGCCGACATCACCCAGGTCGGTGACCTCCTCGGCGCAGCGGACCGGGCGGCCGAGATCATCGCCGCGATGCAAGCCACCGTCGACGACACCCGTCAGCGCGTCAGCGGTGCAGACACCTCGGTCAGCGTTGCCGTCGGCACCCTCCGCGACGACGGGACCGTATCGGTCCAGGGCGGCAGCGGTATCACCCAGGAGATCATCGACATCGCTGGCGGCACTAACGCCTACGCGGACGTCGCCACCCGCCAGGCCAGCGTCTCCGTCGAGGACTTCGTACGCCGCGACCCCGACGTCATCGTGCTAGCCCCCTGCTGCGGCGCGGACATGACCGTCGCCGACGGACAGAAGGAGATCGACAAGTACCTCGCCGCCCCCGCGCTGTCCGACGTGGCCGCCGTACGCGACCAGCGGTTCGTCGTCGTGCCCTTCCCCGGTCTGTTCAGCGGAATCCGCAACGCCGACACTGCGGCGCAGATCGCCCGGGCGCTGCACCCCGACCGGTTCCAGTGA
- a CDS encoding choice-of-anchor M domain-containing protein has protein sequence MTALISAPTPAAATVPEEITAGEYELTSYPVDSGGMTIGLADRGEITEVTGDVLTFRLPSQASYPVPDAGAYAWLGSAGSPGYATEGWLTGSSAVKLSLSTRGVAGYDYYDDLLGEDAPISFAFSDVTGPGDFAFYQLPDLPFLAPEPNAPAGSRFGTGVQRDGTPQGAVPVELAPRTTINDRFRFSAAGMYCLTVTTSASLADGTTGTASVRLRFAVGDGIAADAQCGDTPGGSDPTDPTDPTDPTDPTDPGDPSVADWVIRDGHIDAVAGRIDTVDDVDALSLQAKYDVPGESRAEWIEYDELVIVVPDSVQLSTPAAYLPGDEWSFIAPPATSYWNLPLGQLAGAPWAGLSTESPTLAGLGQDRVLWRVDAVTGPDNQPAPGDVILWEGYPQRAGIGMERIDLPVFSTKLGLPAARWVPLHTHAHFNWSITEPGVYCIAMALDAETEDGRRVADTEQLTLVVGDSTDPSTVTPCGRTQDYPERSAAVPAPNPISDSFVLGAGVSSLVSAIDDGDLETQLAVLDPTLSTPGTRHDLESVIFHRPAALFRAGTGNVPGFDTGVYGNSMQVIRWDTTGIRPEQLDGDLRWSLHSVVGPGDVALSHGQTQSGPFVFNTATGQTEAHRLWPGAGGGETNSAVLWSFSRPGKYCLDLEWTADLPAGDIASDRRTLTFVVDGPLDPTVRANPDGSYPGASFTHDAETLTKTCVDGGRPTKPEEVPIPGGEPDPVEHPWNVPNWSRTTSGATILNRGHVDLASTLDGGGLRTMVKDTTTEGIAHPPDGSGAYWHEMSDVVLQLLPESATTVPNGAYTFIGPVGSRIWNLPQTEQPGLLWPGWSAETIRPSDLTGDGLNWTLTAARGPGDFFIHQVGPFGAPVHIFDSANGLPDTTRISAGSHVHANWTFTAQGSYCLAFERTGTRADGTQLSNAFTLAVVVGEADPTGVDPGGCADLLPGEDPNPVEDPWNVPNWSRTTSGAVILNRGYVDIASTLDDGTLRTRVRDLTVEGISRSSDGNQAFWHELSDVVFQLLPESRTVVLGDAYGFIGPVGTPVWNLAQAEQPGLLWPGWSAKTIRPTDLDGDGLSWSLTAVEGPGDVFVYQVGPFGAPVHLFDSSNGLPDTQRISTGTHVHGNWTFTAQGSYCLAFERTGTRADGSPLSDVFSLAVVVGETDPTLVDPSGCEGS, from the coding sequence ATGACCGCGCTGATTTCTGCCCCGACGCCGGCCGCTGCTACCGTGCCGGAGGAGATCACCGCGGGCGAGTACGAGTTGACCTCGTATCCGGTCGATAGCGGTGGGATGACGATCGGTCTTGCCGACCGTGGTGAGATCACCGAGGTCACGGGCGATGTGCTCACGTTCCGCCTTCCGAGTCAGGCGTCCTACCCGGTGCCCGACGCCGGGGCGTACGCCTGGCTCGGGTCGGCGGGATCGCCGGGCTACGCGACCGAGGGCTGGCTGACCGGCTCGTCGGCGGTCAAGTTGTCGCTGTCCACCCGGGGAGTCGCCGGCTACGACTACTACGACGACCTCCTCGGCGAGGACGCGCCGATCTCCTTTGCCTTCTCGGACGTGACCGGTCCCGGTGACTTCGCGTTCTATCAGCTTCCCGATCTACCGTTCCTGGCGCCGGAGCCAAATGCTCCGGCCGGTTCCCGCTTCGGTACCGGTGTGCAACGTGACGGCACGCCGCAGGGGGCGGTCCCGGTCGAGTTGGCACCCCGCACGACGATCAACGACCGTTTCCGCTTCTCCGCTGCCGGGATGTATTGCCTGACCGTGACGACGAGCGCGTCGTTGGCGGACGGTACGACCGGGACCGCCTCGGTGCGGCTGCGGTTCGCTGTCGGCGACGGGATCGCAGCCGATGCGCAGTGCGGTGACACCCCTGGCGGCTCCGACCCGACGGATCCTACTGACCCGACCGATCCCACCGACCCGACCGACCCCGGTGATCCCTCGGTTGCCGACTGGGTGATCCGTGACGGTCACATCGATGCGGTCGCCGGGCGGATCGACACCGTTGACGACGTGGACGCGCTGTCGCTACAGGCGAAGTACGACGTTCCCGGCGAGTCCCGTGCGGAGTGGATCGAGTACGACGAGCTGGTCATCGTCGTCCCGGACTCCGTGCAGCTGAGCACCCCCGCCGCGTACCTGCCCGGTGACGAATGGTCCTTCATCGCCCCGCCTGCCACGTCGTACTGGAACCTGCCGCTCGGCCAGTTGGCCGGTGCGCCGTGGGCCGGCCTGAGCACCGAGTCCCCGACACTGGCCGGGTTGGGCCAGGACCGGGTGCTGTGGCGCGTCGACGCCGTCACCGGGCCGGACAACCAGCCCGCCCCCGGGGACGTCATCCTGTGGGAGGGATACCCGCAGCGGGCCGGCATCGGAATGGAACGCATCGACCTGCCGGTGTTCAGCACGAAACTCGGCCTACCGGCGGCGCGGTGGGTGCCGCTGCACACCCATGCCCACTTCAACTGGTCGATCACCGAGCCTGGTGTCTACTGCATCGCGATGGCCCTCGATGCGGAGACCGAGGATGGTCGGCGGGTCGCCGACACGGAGCAGCTGACCCTCGTGGTCGGCGACAGCACCGACCCGTCCACCGTCACACCGTGCGGACGGACGCAGGACTATCCTGAGCGGAGTGCCGCTGTGCCGGCACCGAATCCGATATCGGATTCGTTCGTGCTGGGCGCTGGCGTGTCCTCCCTGGTCAGCGCGATCGACGATGGCGACCTGGAGACCCAACTCGCGGTCCTCGACCCGACGCTGTCCACGCCCGGGACCCGGCACGACCTGGAAAGCGTGATCTTTCACCGCCCGGCGGCGTTGTTCCGGGCCGGCACCGGGAACGTGCCCGGCTTCGACACCGGCGTGTACGGCAATTCGATGCAGGTGATCCGGTGGGACACCACTGGAATCCGGCCCGAGCAACTAGACGGCGACCTACGTTGGTCGCTGCACTCGGTGGTGGGGCCAGGAGATGTGGCACTGTCTCATGGTCAGACTCAGAGCGGGCCGTTCGTGTTCAACACCGCCACCGGCCAGACCGAGGCCCACCGTTTGTGGCCGGGTGCGGGCGGCGGCGAGACGAACAGCGCCGTCCTATGGTCCTTCAGCCGGCCGGGGAAGTACTGCCTCGACCTGGAATGGACAGCAGACCTGCCCGCCGGTGACATCGCTTCGGACCGCAGGACACTGACCTTCGTCGTGGACGGCCCGCTCGACCCCACCGTCCGCGCCAACCCTGACGGCAGCTACCCGGGTGCCTCCTTCACCCACGACGCCGAGACGCTGACGAAGACCTGTGTCGACGGCGGCCGGCCGACCAAGCCCGAGGAGGTTCCCATTCCCGGCGGCGAACCCGACCCCGTGGAGCATCCCTGGAACGTCCCGAACTGGTCCCGGACTACATCCGGCGCGACAATCCTCAACCGCGGACACGTCGACCTCGCCTCGACCCTCGACGGCGGCGGACTGCGCACCATGGTGAAGGACACCACCACCGAGGGGATCGCACACCCACCCGACGGCAGCGGGGCGTACTGGCACGAGATGTCGGACGTGGTCCTCCAACTGCTCCCGGAGTCCGCGACAACCGTGCCGAATGGGGCGTACACCTTCATCGGACCCGTCGGCAGCCGCATCTGGAACCTGCCGCAGACCGAACAACCTGGCCTGCTGTGGCCAGGCTGGTCCGCGGAGACCATCCGCCCGTCCGACCTCACCGGAGACGGACTGAACTGGACGCTCACTGCCGCCCGTGGACCCGGCGACTTCTTCATCCACCAGGTCGGTCCGTTCGGGGCGCCGGTGCACATCTTCGACTCCGCGAACGGGCTGCCGGACACGACCAGAATCAGCGCCGGCTCGCACGTGCACGCCAACTGGACGTTCACTGCCCAGGGCAGCTACTGCCTCGCGTTCGAACGGACCGGCACCCGAGCCGACGGCACACAACTGTCGAACGCCTTCACCCTGGCGGTCGTCGTCGGCGAGGCCGACCCGACCGGCGTCGATCCGGGAGGATGCGCGGACCTACTACCTGGTGAAGATCCCAACCCGGTAGAGGACCCCTGGAACGTCCCGAACTGGTCGCGTACGACGTCGGGCGCGGTCATCCTCAACCGTGGATACGTGGACATCGCCTCGACGCTCGACGACGGTACGCTGCGTACCAGGGTCCGGGACCTGACAGTCGAAGGGATCTCCCGGTCCTCGGACGGCAATCAGGCGTTCTGGCATGAGTTGTCGGATGTGGTGTTCCAACTGCTTCCGGAGTCCCGGACGGTGGTCCTGGGTGACGCGTACGGCTTCATCGGGCCGGTGGGCACTCCCGTCTGGAACCTTGCACAGGCTGAGCAGCCGGGCCTGCTCTGGCCGGGCTGGTCAGCGAAGACGATCCGCCCGACGGACCTCGATGGGGACGGGCTGTCCTGGTCGTTGACTGCCGTCGAGGGACCGGGTGACGTCTTCGTCTACCAGGTTGGTCCGTTCGGTGCGCCGGTCCACCTCTTTGATTCGAGTAACGGGCTCCCGGACACCCAGCGGATCAGCACGGGTACGCACGTGCACGGCAACTGGACGTTCACGGCGCAGGGTAGTTACTGCCTCGCGTTCGAACGCACCGGTACGCGTGCGGATGGCTCGCCGTTGTCGGATGTGTTCAGCCTGGCGGTGGTCGTCGGTGAGACCGACCCGACCCTGGTGGACCCCAGTGGGTGCGAAGGGTCGTAG
- a CDS encoding flavin reductase gives MLAGRFRELMRAYPTGAVALTAATDRGPPALLVGSHPHLAPVGAGRVPRGDQSTTWPDIRRTARVDIATLAADQDDLGAALAAPGPQPLPGVPWQPSSTGVPVLPGVLAHLECVPAGGSCCRLGSHLAGTWTTVAGLPLQRALVRSGALLRASSVAAANGCSPRGLMACGNAGPAWFRGGRIQPCWMGCPLQPSPFCTDSRSRLSVRGAVVAFELRRGRGWCPPGFD, from the coding sequence ATGCTTGCAGGCCGATTCCGGGAGTTGATGCGCGCCTATCCGACCGGCGCGGTCGCGTTGACGGCGGCCACCGACCGAGGCCCGCCCGCCTTGCTGGTCGGCTCTCATCCCCATCTCGCTCCGGTCGGTGCTGGTCGGGTTCCGCGTGGGGATCAGTCCACGACGTGGCCGGACATTCGCCGGACGGCTCGGGTCGACATCGCCACCCTCGCCGCCGATCAGGATGATCTTGGCGCGGCGCTTGCTGCGCCCGGCCCGCAACCTTTGCCGGGCGTGCCATGGCAGCCGTCCAGTACCGGTGTCCCGGTCCTTCCCGGCGTGCTCGCGCACCTGGAATGCGTGCCAGCCGGCGGATCATGTTGCCGCCTCGGATCGCACCTCGCCGGCACGTGGACCACTGTTGCAGGGTTGCCATTGCAACGAGCGCTGGTGCGGTCCGGCGCCCTGCTCCGTGCATCGTCCGTAGCCGCGGCCAACGGCTGTAGCCCGCGAGGACTGATGGCTTGCGGCAATGCCGGCCCGGCCTGGTTCCGGGGCGGAAGGATCCAGCCTTGTTGGATGGGCTGCCCACTCCAGCCTTCTCCATTCTGCACCGACAGCCGGAGCCGCCTGTCGGTGCGAGGTGCTGTCGTGGCCTTCGAGCTGCGTCGCGGTAGGGGTTGGTGTCCTCCGGGTTTCGACTAG
- a CDS encoding transposase, with protein MVFEDEAGQTLRPPRATTWARRGHTPVVRVNAKGSGRVSIAGLVCLKPGRRGHVFYRLRVHRNRAGERRSLSEDDYAALITAAHHQLHAPIILIWDGVNTHTSTTMRRLTAARHRWLTVVQLPAYAPDLNPVESLWSTVKFSQQRMVR; from the coding sequence ATCGTCTTCGAGGACGAGGCCGGACAGACCCTGCGACCACCACGGGCCACCACCTGGGCCCGCAGAGGACACACACCCGTCGTGCGAGTCAACGCCAAGGGCTCGGGCCGGGTCTCGATCGCCGGCCTGGTCTGCCTCAAACCCGGCCGGCGCGGCCACGTCTTCTACCGGCTCCGTGTGCACCGCAACCGCGCCGGTGAACGCCGCAGCCTGTCCGAGGACGACTACGCAGCCCTGATCACCGCCGCGCACCACCAACTCCACGCCCCGATCATCCTGATCTGGGACGGGGTCAACACCCACACCAGCACCACGATGCGTCGCCTGACCGCCGCCCGTCACCGGTGGCTGACCGTGGTCCAGCTACCCGCGTACGCCCCGGACCTCAACCCCGTCGAGAGTCTGTGGTCGACAGTGAAGTTTTCTCAACAACGAATGGTTCGTTGA
- a CDS encoding winged helix-turn-helix domain-containing protein, translated as MRYADSGGLSAGGRAKREEMRMRAARMFAAGVPATEVAARLRVSTKSAYQWRRRWQAGGMTALASTGPGGTICRLSPDQLLRLRAELDLGPAEHGWSEDQRWTLARVATLIGRLFHTSYTLRGVSYLLHRIGYTPQVPKHRAVQRDEDAIAAWRATTWAKVRG; from the coding sequence ATGAGGTACGCCGATAGTGGTGGTCTGTCCGCCGGCGGGCGGGCCAAGCGGGAAGAGATGCGGATGCGGGCGGCGCGGATGTTCGCCGCCGGTGTGCCCGCGACCGAGGTCGCGGCCCGGCTGCGGGTGTCGACGAAGTCGGCCTACCAGTGGCGGCGCCGCTGGCAGGCCGGCGGGATGACCGCCCTCGCCTCGACCGGACCCGGCGGAACCATCTGCCGGCTCTCACCCGATCAGCTGCTGCGACTACGCGCCGAGCTGGACCTCGGACCAGCCGAACACGGCTGGAGCGAGGACCAACGCTGGACCCTCGCCCGGGTCGCCACGCTCATCGGACGGTTGTTCCACACCTCCTACACCCTGCGCGGAGTGTCCTACCTGCTGCACCGCATCGGCTACACCCCGCAGGTCCCGAAGCATCGGGCGGTCCAACGCGACGAGGACGCTATCGCCGCCTGGCGGGCCACGACCTGGGCCAAGGTACGAGGCTAG
- a CDS encoding ABC transporter ATP-binding protein, producing the protein MNSRSALTWSGQYLGFATGQAVARLLHQRLGEKIAQLPLGWFSPTRTGEVSRLASQSVLQLMNVPAHLMRPVITAAVTPPVVVLALLVVEPRLGIAVAVAAPLLLLILRWSNRAIARADADRHRVMDDSASRIVEFAQAQPLLRAYGRTAREHRLLDDTLLAQSQADRALLSRAIVGLISFGFAVRALLGAVLLIGVHLALGGALDAATLVAVLVLTVRFTEPLATAAELGASLRMAAGHLAGLNRVLQAATLPEPQHPRQPDGCEVVFDDVQFGYEGRPVLRGVSFTLPQRSMTALVGPSGAGKTTVARLLARFWDVDAGAVRVGGVDVRDLNAADLASRVSFVFQDVYLFDGTLADNVRLGRPDASDDEVREAITQAGLGDVLAELPAGLDTAVGEGGTALSGGQRQRVSIARALLKDAPIVVLDEATASLDAEADAAVQTAVAALASRATLLVIAHRLQTVRAADQILVLSDGQVSDRGTHDELVDRTGLYASFWHERVAAQGWRLVDR; encoded by the coding sequence GTGAATTCGCGATCCGCGCTGACCTGGTCGGGGCAGTACCTGGGCTTCGCCACCGGGCAGGCCGTGGCCCGGCTGCTGCACCAACGGCTCGGCGAGAAGATCGCCCAGCTGCCGCTGGGCTGGTTCAGCCCGACCCGCACCGGCGAGGTCAGCCGGCTGGCGAGCCAGAGCGTCCTGCAGCTGATGAACGTGCCCGCACACCTGATGCGGCCGGTGATCACCGCCGCGGTGACACCACCAGTGGTGGTGCTGGCGCTGCTCGTCGTCGAGCCGCGACTCGGGATCGCCGTCGCCGTGGCCGCACCGCTGCTGCTGCTCATCCTGCGCTGGAGCAACCGGGCGATCGCCCGGGCCGACGCCGACCGGCACCGGGTGATGGACGACTCGGCGAGCCGGATCGTCGAGTTCGCGCAGGCGCAGCCGCTGCTGCGGGCATACGGGCGGACCGCCCGGGAACACCGTCTGCTCGACGACACCCTGCTCGCGCAGAGCCAGGCGGACCGTGCCCTGCTGAGCCGCGCCATCGTCGGCCTGATTTCCTTCGGATTCGCCGTACGGGCCCTACTCGGCGCCGTACTGCTGATCGGGGTCCACCTCGCGCTCGGCGGCGCGCTGGACGCGGCGACGCTCGTCGCCGTACTGGTGTTGACGGTCCGGTTCACCGAACCACTGGCCACGGCCGCCGAACTCGGCGCGTCGCTACGGATGGCCGCTGGACACCTCGCCGGGCTGAACCGGGTCCTGCAGGCGGCGACGTTGCCCGAGCCCCAGCACCCCCGGCAGCCGGACGGTTGCGAGGTCGTCTTCGACGACGTGCAGTTCGGCTACGAGGGGCGCCCGGTGCTACGCGGGGTCAGCTTCACGCTGCCGCAGCGGAGCATGACCGCGTTGGTCGGCCCGTCGGGCGCCGGCAAGACGACGGTAGCCCGCCTGCTGGCCCGGTTCTGGGACGTCGACGCCGGGGCGGTACGCGTCGGCGGAGTCGACGTACGGGACCTGAACGCGGCGGACCTGGCGTCACGGGTGTCGTTCGTCTTCCAGGACGTGTATCTGTTCGACGGCACCCTCGCCGACAACGTCCGACTCGGCCGGCCGGATGCCAGCGACGACGAGGTGCGCGAGGCCATCACCCAAGCCGGTCTCGGCGACGTCCTCGCCGAGCTGCCCGCCGGATTGGACACTGCGGTAGGTGAGGGCGGCACGGCGCTGTCAGGCGGGCAGCGCCAGCGGGTGTCGATCGCCCGGGCGCTACTCAAGGATGCTCCGATCGTCGTCCTCGACGAGGCGACCGCGTCGTTGGACGCCGAAGCCGACGCGGCGGTGCAGACGGCGGTAGCCGCCCTGGCCAGCCGGGCGACCCTGTTGGTCATCGCCCACCGGCTGCAGACCGTACGGGCCGCGGACCAGATCCTGGTGCTGTCCGACGGGCAGGTCAGTGACCGGGGCACCCACGACGAACTCGTCGACCGAACCGGCCTGTACGCGTCGTTCTGGCATGAGCGCGTCGCAGCACAAGGGTGGCGCCTCGTCGACCGATAG
- a CDS encoding recombinase family protein, which yields MRYSPESDGPDLLGWWLRQPDRRGRTRMRCPTPPSASAGIRFAFYGRMSTREFQDRLSSARWQRDVAEETIAGRGAIVADFFDVGCSRQVPWQRRPQAARLLAGLADPGRGFNAVVVGEFERAFYGNQFRELAPLFDLYGVRLWLPELDGPVDTGNEHHLSLLALLGVHSKREVQRSRFRAKAAMRAQVIEQGRHLGGRPPYGYRLVAAGPHPNPAHAKWGRVAHRLEPDPSTAPHVRWMFAQRLTGRSVAGIARDLNDRRVPCPSSVDPGRNPHRSGAGWTLRTVASILANPRYTGRQVWNRQHTDRGPLDAADDLLGHSEVRRWSLMQQWVISQDIAHPPLVSERDFVAAQQADARPAPADSGSGRYLLTGLIRCQECGRTLDAHWVNKHAAYRCRHGHRTTAADGVTRPRNVYIHEAKAIRQLAQRLGIPAADPNAVVAALLEHDVHVTCAIGGTLTVMDIPTRSAIHRPAAIPHQRRAAENPTEALHLP from the coding sequence GTGCGGTACTCACCGGAGTCGGACGGTCCTGATCTGCTCGGCTGGTGGCTGCGGCAGCCGGACCGGCGGGGCCGCACACGGATGCGGTGCCCGACACCACCGTCGGCTTCCGCGGGGATACGGTTCGCCTTCTACGGACGGATGTCGACCCGGGAGTTCCAGGATCGGTTGTCGTCGGCGCGGTGGCAGCGGGACGTCGCTGAGGAGACGATCGCGGGCCGGGGTGCGATCGTGGCCGACTTCTTCGATGTGGGTTGTTCCCGGCAGGTGCCCTGGCAGCGTCGTCCGCAAGCCGCCCGGTTGCTGGCAGGTCTGGCTGATCCCGGCCGGGGGTTCAATGCGGTGGTCGTGGGCGAGTTCGAGCGGGCCTTCTACGGCAACCAGTTCCGTGAACTCGCGCCACTGTTCGATCTGTACGGGGTGCGGTTGTGGTTGCCCGAGCTCGATGGCCCGGTCGACACCGGCAACGAGCATCACCTGTCACTACTGGCCCTGCTCGGCGTGCACTCGAAACGGGAGGTCCAGCGCTCCCGGTTTCGGGCGAAGGCGGCCATGCGCGCCCAGGTGATCGAGCAGGGCCGTCATCTCGGCGGCCGGCCGCCGTACGGGTACCGCCTCGTCGCGGCGGGGCCGCACCCGAACCCGGCCCATGCCAAGTGGGGACGCGTGGCCCACCGGCTGGAACCCGACCCGTCCACCGCGCCGCACGTGCGGTGGATGTTCGCCCAACGCCTCACCGGGCGCAGCGTGGCCGGGATCGCCCGTGATCTCAACGACCGTCGCGTCCCATGCCCGTCCAGCGTTGACCCGGGTCGTAACCCGCACCGTAGTGGTGCGGGATGGACGCTGCGTACGGTGGCGTCGATCCTGGCCAACCCTCGATACACAGGTCGGCAGGTCTGGAACCGGCAGCACACTGACCGCGGCCCGCTCGACGCCGCCGATGATCTTCTTGGTCATTCGGAGGTGCGCCGCTGGAGTCTGATGCAACAGTGGGTCATCTCCCAGGACATCGCCCATCCGCCGCTGGTCAGCGAACGCGACTTTGTTGCCGCCCAGCAGGCCGACGCCCGACCGGCACCGGCCGACAGCGGAAGCGGTCGCTATCTGCTCACCGGACTGATCCGCTGCCAGGAATGCGGCCGGACTCTCGACGCACACTGGGTCAACAAGCACGCCGCCTACCGCTGCCGCCACGGTCATCGCACCACAGCGGCAGACGGGGTGACCCGGCCGCGCAACGTCTACATCCACGAAGCCAAAGCGATCAGACAACTTGCCCAGCGGCTCGGTATCCCGGCCGCCGACCCCAACGCCGTCGTAGCCGCGCTGCTCGAACACGATGTCCACGTCACTTGCGCCATTGGTGGAACGCTGACCGTCATGGATATCCCCACCCGGTCGGCGATACACCGGCCAGCCGCGATCCCACACCAGCGCAGGGCAGCAGAAAACCCCACCGAGGCGCTTCATCTACCGTGA
- a CDS encoding transposase family protein, with translation MITYRATLDVPRELVSYVASLLRAHRRSLGTRRKTRLLTCWRQAVFGLVWFRNRGVDIPQLGAGFGLSRATSYRYHDEVLAVLSAQAPDLSEALDRVEAEGWSHLILDGKVVDSDRYAEKTANRKGETIDAYYSGKTHDFGGNVQALMRPDGFPVWVSGVAPGSVHDLRIAQEEVLGALYAAAARGLPTLADSGYEGAGQGVHTPVKKPTSGHRLHVDNRTYNMLLRAMRCLGERGFALLSQRWRVLQGVTTPPTKIGDIAKAALVLLHFEHGYRSC, from the coding sequence GTGATCACTTATCGTGCCACACTCGACGTCCCGAGGGAACTCGTCTCCTACGTGGCGAGTCTGCTACGCGCCCACCGGCGGTCGCTGGGCACACGCAGGAAGACCCGACTGCTCACCTGCTGGCGGCAGGCGGTGTTCGGCCTTGTCTGGTTCCGTAACCGCGGCGTGGACATCCCCCAGCTCGGCGCCGGGTTCGGGCTGTCCCGGGCCACCTCCTACCGCTACCACGACGAGGTCTTGGCGGTGCTGTCCGCGCAGGCGCCGGATCTGTCCGAGGCCCTCGACCGGGTCGAAGCCGAGGGCTGGTCACACCTGATCCTCGACGGCAAGGTCGTGGACAGCGACCGGTACGCGGAGAAGACAGCCAACAGGAAGGGCGAGACCATCGACGCCTACTACTCCGGAAAGACCCACGACTTCGGCGGCAACGTCCAGGCGCTGATGCGCCCCGACGGGTTCCCGGTATGGGTCTCCGGTGTCGCTCCCGGCTCAGTCCATGACCTACGTATCGCCCAGGAAGAGGTCCTCGGCGCGCTCTACGCGGCCGCCGCTCGCGGACTACCCACCTTGGCGGATTCCGGGTACGAAGGTGCAGGTCAGGGCGTACACACCCCCGTGAAGAAGCCGACCAGTGGACACCGGCTCCACGTCGACAACCGGACCTACAACATGCTCCTGCGTGCGATGCGGTGCCTCGGCGAACGCGGATTCGCGCTATTGAGCCAGAGGTGGCGCGTCCTGCAAGGTGTCACGACTCCGCCGACGAAGATCGGCGACATAGCGAAAGCCGCCCTCGTGCTACTTCACTTTGAACATGGTTACAGATCTTGTTGA
- a CDS encoding Fur family transcriptional regulator, with the protein MNQQPAEAGRSTRQRNEILALLDATAEFRSAQQLYAALRARGSTVGLTTVYRTLQVFASAGQVDVMHSAGGEQLYRRCSQTEHHHLVCRLCARTVEVAGPPTQEWIGQVAAEHGFTDVNCILELFGICTDCARHGDD; encoded by the coding sequence GTGAATCAACAGCCCGCGGAGGCCGGCCGCTCCACCCGCCAGCGCAACGAGATCCTCGCTCTGCTGGACGCGACCGCCGAGTTTCGCAGCGCCCAGCAGCTGTACGCGGCGTTGCGTGCACGAGGTTCGACCGTCGGTCTGACGACCGTCTACCGGACCCTGCAGGTGTTCGCCAGCGCCGGTCAGGTCGATGTGATGCACAGTGCCGGCGGCGAGCAGCTGTACCGTCGGTGCAGCCAGACCGAGCACCACCATCTGGTCTGCCGGCTGTGCGCCCGGACCGTCGAGGTCGCCGGACCGCCCACTCAGGAGTGGATCGGCCAGGTCGCCGCCGAGCACGGTTTCACCGACGTCAACTGCATACTCGAGCTCTTCGGCATCTGCACCGACTGCGCCCGGCACGGCGATGACTGA